In Mangifera indica cultivar Alphonso chromosome 1, CATAS_Mindica_2.1, whole genome shotgun sequence, a single genomic region encodes these proteins:
- the LOC123215524 gene encoding uncharacterized protein LOC123215524 translates to MYLKKPLWSETTSKQSSSSTESEQTAVSELINSLTKQRLYREITLALRNGLRDARADFSFLRLRGLRSLLKILRSVAQSDSTINLFCHSQTLPDLQVVPVLFQHSFKEDSVEDGVTSLDHIFSVDPMKITSPSTDSEVALALRVLEGCCLLHRESTNLAHQHKAIQVLMNIISTRGAQGQGACLDALISIMLDSSANQMDFELYNGIEEVAELIRDKQVDENLRLKCGEFLLLLIGHLNGRERSPMATIHEDIRRLLGEKSASLIWAASQFGSTLNPDDRLTALHIQAGRILESLDLY, encoded by the exons ATGTACCTGAAGAAGCCACTATGGAGCGAAACGACGTCGAAGCAGTCCTCCTCGTCAACTGAATCCGAACAGACTGCCGTTTCCGAGCTCATCAACTCCCTAACTAAACAACGTCTCTACCGCGAAATCACTCTCGCCCTCCGTAACGGCCTCCGTGATGCACGTGCCGATTTCTCCTTCCTCCGCCTCCGTGGCCTCCGTTCCCTCCTCAAAATCCTCCGCTCCGTCGCACAATCTGACTCCACCATTAACCTCTTTTGCCACTCTCAAACCCTTCCCGATCTTCAAG TTGTGCCTGTTTTGTTTCAACATTCGTTTAAAGAGGATTCGGTGGAGGATGGAGTGACAAGTTTGGATCATATATTCAGTGTAGATCCAATGAAGATAACGAGTCCTTCAACCGACTCTGAAGTGGCTCTTGCGCTTCGAGTTTTGGAAGGATGTTGTTTGCTTCACAGAGAGAGCACTAATTTAGCCCATCAGCACAAAGCAATTCAg GTTTTGATGAATATTATATCAACGCGAGGAGCACAGGGACAAGGAGCTTGCTTGGATgctttaatttcaataatgcTGGATTCTTCTGCCAATCAAATG GATTTTGAGTTATACAATGGTATAGAGGAAGTTGCAGAGCTCATAAGAGACAAGCAAGTGGATGAAAATCTCAG GTTAAAATGTGGAGAATTCCTGCTATTACTCATTGGGCATCTAAATGGGCGGGAAAGGTCTCCCATGGCCACCATACATGAAGACATAAGGCGACTTCTTGGTGAAAAATCTGCATCATTGATATGGGCAGCAAGTCAATTTGGCTCTACCCTTAATCCAGATGACAGACTGACAGCTTTACACATTCAAGCTGGCAGGATTTTAGAATCTCTAGATTTGTACTAA